From a single Rhodococcus qingshengii JCM 15477 genomic region:
- a CDS encoding aldo/keto reductase: MAIIGNSDLDIFRISLGGNPFGWTAGEKTSFEILDSFAEAGANFIDTSDSYTASAPGNSGGESETIIGKWITDRGLQNDIVVATKVGSHPDFKGLKADNIAAAAEASLQRLQTDCIDLYYAHFDDPQTPLEETLEAFNALVVAGKVRYLGISNYSPDRVREWLRITEENGYAAPIALQPHYNLVHRKSYEPELAQIATDNNISVFPYFALASGFLTGKYKTRADIEGSSRERLTAGYFSDAGLDVVAELATIAQAHDSEISTVALAWLLTRPGITAPIASVSRPEQLPALLDAPNLVLSSNELDTLERVSAAVGA; this comes from the coding sequence GTGGCGATCATCGGAAATTCGGACCTCGACATCTTCCGAATCAGCTTGGGCGGCAACCCTTTCGGATGGACCGCGGGCGAGAAGACGTCCTTCGAGATCCTCGACTCGTTCGCCGAAGCCGGTGCAAATTTCATCGACACCTCCGACTCGTACACGGCGTCGGCTCCCGGCAATTCCGGTGGGGAATCCGAAACGATCATCGGGAAATGGATCACCGATCGGGGACTGCAGAACGACATCGTCGTCGCCACCAAGGTCGGTAGCCATCCCGATTTCAAGGGCCTGAAGGCCGACAACATCGCGGCCGCAGCAGAGGCGTCGCTGCAGCGCCTGCAGACGGACTGCATCGATCTGTACTACGCGCATTTCGACGACCCGCAGACTCCGCTCGAGGAAACTCTCGAAGCCTTCAATGCGTTGGTCGTCGCGGGCAAGGTTCGCTATCTCGGAATCTCCAACTACAGCCCCGATCGCGTCCGGGAGTGGCTGCGAATCACCGAAGAGAACGGTTACGCCGCGCCGATCGCCCTGCAACCGCACTACAACCTGGTTCACCGCAAGTCGTACGAACCCGAACTTGCCCAGATCGCCACCGACAACAACATCAGCGTCTTCCCGTACTTCGCTCTCGCTTCCGGCTTCCTGACCGGAAAATACAAGACCCGCGCGGATATCGAAGGCAGCTCCCGCGAACGACTGACCGCCGGATACTTCAGCGACGCCGGACTCGACGTCGTCGCGGAACTGGCGACAATCGCGCAGGCACACGACAGCGAGATCTCGACCGTCGCGCTGGCCTGGCTGCTGACTCGACCGGGCATCACCGCACCGATCGCGAGCGTCAGCCGGCCCGAGCAGCTCCCGGCGCTACTGGACGCCCCGAATCTGGTGCTCTCGTCGAACGAACTGGACACTCTCGAACGGGTGTCGGCGGCAGTCGGAGCCTGA